A portion of the Callithrix jacchus isolate 240 chromosome 13, calJac240_pri, whole genome shotgun sequence genome contains these proteins:
- the SMIM19 gene encoding small integral membrane protein 19 isoform X1: MAGGYGGMADDGSIDYTVHEAWNEATNVYLIVILVSFGLFMYAKRNKRRIMRIFSLPPTEETLSEPNFYDTLSKIRLRQQLEMYSISRKYDCQQPQNQADSVQLSLE; the protein is encoded by the exons ATGGCCGGGGGTTATGGAGGGATGGCTGACGACGGTTCTATTGATTATACCGTTCACGAAGCCTGGAACGAAGCCACCAATGTTTACTTGATAGTTATCCTTGTTAGCTTCGGTCTCTTCATGTATGCCAAAAG GAACAAAAGGAGAATTATGAGGATATTCAGCCTGCCACCTACAGAAGAAACTTTGTCAGAGCCCAACTTCTATGACACGTTAAGCAAGATTCGTTTAAGACAACAACTGGAAATGTATTCCATTT CAAGGAAGTATGACTGTCAGCAGCCACAAAACCAGGCCGACAGTGTGCAGCTCTCACTGGAGTGA
- the SMIM19 gene encoding small integral membrane protein 19 isoform X2, giving the protein MAGGYGGMADDGSIDYTVHEAWNEATNVYLIVILVSFGLFMYAKRNKRRIMRIFSLPPTEETLSEPNFYDTLSKIRLRQQLEMYSICRETVVTTNSSRLFGEHQTLASERMNSSLIFP; this is encoded by the exons ATGGCCGGGGGTTATGGAGGGATGGCTGACGACGGTTCTATTGATTATACCGTTCACGAAGCCTGGAACGAAGCCACCAATGTTTACTTGATAGTTATCCTTGTTAGCTTCGGTCTCTTCATGTATGCCAAAAG GAACAAAAGGAGAATTATGAGGATATTCAGCCTGCCACCTACAGAAGAAACTTTGTCAGAGCCCAACTTCTATGACACGTTAAGCAAGATTCGTTTAAGACAACAACTGGAAATGTATTCCATTT GTAGAGAGACGGTCGTAACTACAAACTCTAGTAGACTGTTTGGTGAGCATCAAACCCTGGCAAGTGAGAGGATGAATTCCTCTCTGATTTTTCCTTAA